The genomic segment AGCTGGATGGCGTGGGCCAGCCACTTTGGCTCCCCGTAGGCGACAAAGAGGTTCTTGATTTTGGGCAAAGCCAGGTTCTCCAGGTGCAGGATGATGCGCTCCATGCCGGCGGCGAAGCCGATGCCGGCCATGTCGGGCCCGCCCAGTTCCTTGATCAAGTTGTTGTAGCGGCCGCCGCCGAGCAGCGCGTTCTGGGCGCCGAGCTGCCCCGACGTGACCTCGAAGGCGGTCTTGGTGTAGTAATCGAGGCCGCGCACGAGGCGCGGGTTCAGCTGGAAAGGGACGTTCATCCAGCTGAGGGTTTCGCGCACAGCGGCGAAGTGGTCGCGACATTCAGCGCACAAATGGCCGTCGAGCAGGGGGAAGCGTTGGGTCGCCTCCACGCATTCGGGCAACTTGCAATCGAAAATGCGCAGCGGGTTGCCGTCGATCTTGCGCCGGCAATCGGCACACAGACGGCTTTCCTTGGCGTGGGCCGCCTTTCTCAGCTCCTCCAGGTATTGGGGGCGGCAGCGCGGGCAGCCCACCGAATTCAATTCCAGGCGGATGTCGGCGATGCCAAGCTTCTTTAGAAAATCGACGGCGGCGAAAATGACCTCGGCGTCCACCTGCGGCGATTCGTCGGCGAAAACC from the Candidatus Aminicenantes bacterium genome contains:
- the hisS gene encoding histidine--tRNA ligase, which encodes MKAPKGTRDIYAPEIQKWHYLENAIHAYYKKFLYQEIRTPIFEHSELFSRGIGSETEVVQKEMYTFTDKSERSLTLRPENTASVVRAAIENNLFETVSPLRFYYIGPMFRYDKPQKGRYRQFHQFGIEVFADESPQVDAEVIFAAVDFLKKLGIADIRLELNSVGCPRCRPQYLEELRKAAHAKESRLCADCRRKIDGNPLRIFDCKLPECVEATQRFPLLDGHLCAECRDHFAAVRETLSWMNVPFQLNPRLVRGLDYYTKTAFEVTSGQLGAQNALLGGGRYNNLIKELGGPDMAGIGFAAGMERIILHLENLALPKIKNLFVAYGEPKWLAHAIQLAEVLRAEGYPVYLDFLGKNLKKQFKKADKIAAAFTLILAEDEIASKSVSIKNMTSQEQTKIPLKDLNEWLKRNY